The following proteins are encoded in a genomic region of Streptomyces sp. SLBN-31:
- a CDS encoding helix-turn-helix transcriptional regulator, whose amino-acid sequence MSAGDEVEEFAALLRRLKDRTDRSYGSLARRLHMNTSTLHRYCAGEAVPQEYAPVERLAAFCAATPEERLELHRLWLRAAAARQRPRPTGGGTPEETAAVTGPGAAGVTAAATGPAAGVTAAATWPGAAETTAAKGTAAATGPGAAETTAAKGTAAATGPGAAETTAAKGTAAATGPGAAEETAAATRPGPADETAATAGPGAPEGSPAADGPGAPEDTPTVIGPGVPETPPATTGPGAPGNAPAANEPTPTDEPPATGDAVAVDGAGATEYRVTADRPGATECAVAAQGPDAAQEPDAALGLDAAQEPDAALGLDAAQEPGSGAGAAAGPAPEPAPASAPVAGPRSGYRRRRVMVSVGVVGALLASLGSLSALSDDRSPQARAPHGSTAPRTTAPGAPWRPAKPSAGSSPTTAPNSSSPEAGKNPTASAAPGGGSGGTGGTGGRPTGLPLAWTVDSQVWQGGCGHDYVIDKPPAQVPPPPVQQDAGTWAATQGAVHGRQTLVQVSVQGRSSTAVVLEALRVRIVGRGEPLTGNSYAMEQGCGGELTPRSFTVNLDADRPVARPKDGADSEHTIPAVHFPYRVSAQDPEVLLVDATTRAHDARWYLELDWSSQGRKGTIRIDDHGRPFHTSGITDMPRYWYGTNDSGDRAWVPYDS is encoded by the coding sequence GTGTCGGCTGGGGACGAGGTCGAGGAGTTCGCGGCGCTGCTGCGCCGGCTGAAGGACCGCACGGACCGGAGCTACGGCTCCCTGGCCCGGCGCCTGCACATGAACACCTCCACGCTGCACCGCTACTGCGCCGGGGAGGCGGTACCGCAGGAGTACGCGCCGGTGGAGCGCCTCGCGGCGTTCTGCGCGGCGACACCGGAGGAACGCCTGGAACTGCACCGCCTGTGGCTGCGAGCCGCGGCAGCCCGCCAACGCCCCCGGCCGACCGGGGGCGGCACACCGGAGGAAACGGCTGCGGTGACCGGGCCGGGGGCGGCGGGGGTGACGGCTGCGGCCACCGGGCCGGCGGCGGGGGTGACGGCTGCGGCCACCTGGCCGGGGGCGGCGGAGACGACCGCGGCGAAGGGGACGGCTGCGGCCACCGGGCCGGGGGCGGCAGAGACGACCGCGGCGAAGGGGACGGCTGCGGCCACCGGGCCGGGGGCGGCAGAGACGACCGCGGCGAAGGGGACGGCTGCGGCCACCGGGCCGGGGGCGGCAGAGGAGACTGCTGCGGCAACCAGGCCAGGGCCGGCAGACGAGACTGCTGCGACCGCCGGGCCCGGTGCCCCGGAGGGCTCGCCTGCGGCGGATGGGCCGGGCGCCCCCGAGGACACGCCTACGGTGATCGGGCCGGGTGTCCCGGAGACCCCTCCTGCGACGACGGGGCCGGGCGCCCCGGGGAACGCGCCTGCGGCGAACGAACCGACGCCGACGGACGAGCCGCCCGCCACCGGAGACGCCGTTGCGGTGGACGGGGCGGGTGCGACGGAGTACCGGGTTACGGCGGACAGGCCGGGTGCGACGGAGTGCGCGGTTGCGGCGCAGGGGCCGGATGCGGCGCAGGAACCGGACGCGGCGTTGGGGCTGGATGCGGCGCAGGAACCGGACGCGGCGTTAGGGCTGGATGCGGCGCAGGAACCGGGTTCGGGTGCGGGGGCGGCTGCCGGGCCCGCACCCGAACCCGCGCCCGCGTCCGCCCCCGTGGCGGGCCCGCGTTCCGGGTATCGGCGTCGGCGGGTGATGGTGTCCGTCGGTGTGGTGGGTGCGTTGCTCGCCTCTCTGGGGAGTCTGTCGGCCCTCTCGGACGACCGTTCGCCGCAGGCGCGGGCGCCGCACGGCAGCACGGCGCCCCGGACGACGGCTCCGGGCGCGCCGTGGCGCCCGGCGAAGCCGTCGGCGGGCTCCTCCCCCACCACCGCCCCGAACTCGTCCTCACCCGAGGCCGGGAAGAACCCCACCGCCTCGGCCGCCCCCGGCGGCGGTTCCGGTGGGACCGGCGGGACCGGCGGGCGGCCCACCGGACTTCCCCTCGCCTGGACCGTGGACTCCCAGGTGTGGCAGGGAGGCTGCGGCCACGACTACGTCATCGACAAGCCGCCCGCCCAGGTGCCCCCGCCCCCGGTCCAGCAGGACGCCGGGACCTGGGCGGCGACGCAGGGCGCGGTGCACGGGCGGCAGACCCTGGTGCAGGTCTCCGTGCAGGGGCGCTCGTCGACGGCCGTCGTCCTGGAGGCCCTGCGGGTACGGATCGTCGGCCGGGGGGAGCCCCTGACCGGCAACTCCTACGCCATGGAGCAGGGCTGCGGCGGCGAACTCACGCCCCGCAGCTTCACCGTGAACCTCGACGCCGACCGGCCGGTCGCCAGGCCGAAGGACGGCGCCGACAGCGAACACACCATCCCCGCCGTGCACTTCCCCTACCGCGTCTCCGCCCAGGACCCCGAGGTGCTGCTCGTGGACGCGACGACGCGGGCCCACGACGCCCGCTGGTACCTGGAACTCGACTGGTCCTCGCAGGGCCGCAAGGGCACGATCCGCATCGACGACCACGGCCGCCCGTTCCACACGAGCGGCATCACGGACATGCCGCGCTACTGGTACGGCACGAACGACTCCGGCGACCGCGCCTGGGTCCCCTACGACAGCTAG
- a CDS encoding pyruvate dehydrogenase, which yields MAKQNVAGQFVDILVRAGVKRLYGVVGDSLNPVVDAVRRNAAIDWVHVRHEETAAFAAGAEAQITGKLTACAGSCGPGNLHLINGLYDAHRSMAPVLALASHIPSSEIGLGYFQETHPDQLFRECSHYSELISSPKQMPRLLQTAIQNAVGRSGVAVVSLPGDIADQPAPERAAESALVTSRPTVRPGDAEIEKLADMIDRAQKVTLFCGSGTAGAHAEVMEFAGKIKSPVGHALRGKEWIQYDNPYDVGMSGLLGYGAAYEATHECDLLILLGTDFPYNAFLPDDVAIAQIDVRPEHLGRRSKLDLAVWGDVRETLRCLIPRVKEKTDRRFLDRMLKKHAGALEGVVKAYTRKVDKHVPIHPEYVASVLDELADDDAVFTVDTGMCNVWAARYISPNGRRRVIGSFSHGSMANALPMAIGAQFTDRGRQVVSMSGDGGFSMLMGDFLTLVQYDLPVKVVLFNNSSLGMVELEMLVAGLPSYGTTNKNPDFAAVARACGAHGVRVEKPKDLAGALKSAFKHKGPALVDIVTDPNALSIPPKISAEMVTGFALSASKIVLDGGVGRMLQMARSNLRNVPRP from the coding sequence ATGGCCAAGCAGAACGTCGCCGGACAGTTCGTCGACATCCTCGTCCGAGCCGGAGTCAAGCGCCTGTACGGCGTCGTCGGCGACAGCCTCAACCCGGTCGTGGACGCCGTGCGCCGCAACGCCGCCATCGACTGGGTGCACGTCCGCCACGAGGAGACCGCCGCCTTCGCTGCCGGCGCCGAAGCCCAGATCACCGGCAAGCTCACCGCGTGCGCCGGCTCCTGCGGCCCCGGCAACCTGCACCTCATCAACGGCCTGTACGACGCCCACCGGTCCATGGCCCCCGTGCTGGCCCTCGCCTCGCACATCCCCTCCAGTGAGATCGGCCTCGGCTACTTCCAGGAGACCCACCCCGACCAGCTGTTCCGCGAGTGCAGCCACTACAGCGAGCTCATCTCCAGCCCCAAGCAGATGCCGCGCCTGCTGCAGACCGCCATCCAGAACGCGGTCGGGCGGTCGGGCGTCGCCGTCGTCTCCCTGCCCGGCGACATCGCCGACCAGCCCGCCCCCGAACGGGCCGCCGAGAGCGCGCTGGTCACCTCCCGGCCCACCGTCCGGCCGGGCGACGCCGAGATCGAAAAGCTGGCCGACATGATCGACCGCGCCCAGAAGGTCACCCTGTTCTGCGGCAGCGGCACGGCCGGCGCCCACGCCGAGGTCATGGAGTTCGCCGGGAAGATCAAGTCACCCGTCGGCCACGCCCTGCGCGGCAAGGAGTGGATCCAGTACGACAACCCGTACGACGTCGGCATGAGCGGACTGCTCGGCTACGGCGCCGCCTACGAGGCCACCCACGAGTGCGACCTGCTGATTTTGCTCGGCACCGACTTCCCCTACAACGCCTTCCTGCCCGACGACGTGGCGATCGCCCAGATCGACGTCCGGCCGGAACACCTGGGCCGCCGGTCGAAACTCGACCTGGCCGTCTGGGGCGACGTGCGCGAGACCCTGCGCTGTCTGATCCCACGGGTCAAGGAGAAGACCGACCGCCGCTTCCTGGACCGCATGCTGAAGAAGCACGCCGGCGCCCTGGAGGGCGTGGTCAAGGCCTACACCCGCAAGGTCGACAAGCACGTCCCCATCCACCCGGAGTACGTGGCCTCCGTCCTCGACGAACTCGCCGACGACGACGCGGTGTTCACCGTCGACACCGGCATGTGCAACGTCTGGGCCGCCCGCTACATCTCGCCCAACGGCCGCCGCCGGGTCATCGGTTCGTTCTCGCACGGCTCCATGGCGAACGCCCTGCCGATGGCGATCGGCGCGCAGTTCACCGACCGCGGCCGGCAGGTGGTGTCGATGTCGGGCGACGGCGGATTCTCCATGCTGATGGGCGACTTCCTGACGCTCGTGCAGTACGACCTGCCGGTCAAGGTCGTCCTCTTCAACAACTCCTCGCTCGGCATGGTCGAGTTGGAGATGCTGGTCGCCGGGCTGCCCTCCTACGGCACCACCAACAAGAACCCCGACTTCGCGGCCGTGGCCCGCGCGTGCGGTGCCCACGGAGTGCGGGTGGAGAAGCCCAAGGACCTCGCCGGGGCCCTGAAGTCCGCCTTCAAGCACAAGGGCCCCGCTCTCGTCGATATCGTCACCGACCCCAACGCCCTGTCCATCCCACCGAAGATCAGCGCCGAGATGGTGACGGGCTTCGCCCTGTCGGCGTCGAAGATCGTCCTGGACGGCGGTGTGGGCCGGATGCTCCAGATGGCCCGCTCCAACCTCCGCAACGTCCCGCGGCCCTAG